In Persicimonas caeni, a single window of DNA contains:
- a CDS encoding isoaspartyl peptidase/L-asparaginase, which produces MAQPRLIIHGGAGSALKDPSRGDRVREALYAVIDPVYEMLLDGASAFEAVVEGCRRLEEDPTFNAGTGSAIQSDGQVRMSASLMDGATQSFSGVINAMRLAHPVELAEHLQGERDRVLDGAGAQELMRELGVPPHDPIVERRFRQWIRERERGFSKQAVEVVAQEDRTEQDEPDDRGRGTIGVVAFDKDGKLSAGTSTGGRGFERVGRVSDSAMPAGNYADAHCAVSATGIGEHIIDACLSARICVRVADGMSLEEALRKSFDESEAKQYSFGAIAIDHEGRIGWGKTSDILLAAYRVGDEVGDTISLPGGTIVGVLGALQGV; this is translated from the coding sequence ATGGCACAACCCCGACTCATCATTCATGGCGGCGCGGGGAGCGCGCTCAAAGATCCGTCGCGCGGCGACCGGGTGCGCGAGGCGTTGTACGCGGTGATCGACCCGGTCTACGAGATGCTGCTCGACGGGGCGTCGGCCTTCGAGGCGGTCGTCGAGGGGTGTCGGCGCCTCGAGGAGGACCCGACGTTCAACGCGGGGACCGGCTCGGCGATCCAGTCGGACGGACAGGTGCGCATGAGCGCGTCTTTGATGGACGGCGCCACGCAGAGCTTCAGCGGGGTGATCAACGCGATGCGCCTGGCGCATCCGGTCGAGCTCGCCGAGCACCTGCAGGGCGAGCGCGATCGGGTGCTCGACGGGGCGGGGGCGCAGGAGTTGATGCGCGAGCTGGGCGTGCCCCCGCACGATCCGATCGTCGAGCGGCGCTTTCGCCAGTGGATCCGCGAGCGGGAGCGCGGGTTTTCGAAGCAGGCGGTGGAGGTCGTCGCCCAGGAGGATCGAACCGAGCAAGACGAGCCCGACGATCGAGGCCGCGGCACCATCGGCGTGGTCGCCTTCGATAAGGACGGCAAGCTGAGCGCGGGGACGTCGACCGGCGGGCGCGGCTTCGAGCGCGTCGGGCGGGTGAGCGACTCGGCGATGCCCGCGGGCAACTACGCCGACGCCCACTGCGCGGTCAGCGCCACGGGCATCGGCGAGCATATCATCGACGCGTGTTTGAGCGCGCGGATCTGCGTTCGCGTGGCCGACGGCATGAGCCTCGAGGAGGCGCTTCGAAAGTCGTTCGACGAGAGCGAGGCCAAACAATACAGCTTCGGGGCGATCGCCATCGACCACGAGGGCCGCATCGGCTGGGGCAAGACGAGCGATATCTTGCTGGCGGCGTACCGGGTGGGCGACGAGGTGGGGGATACGATTTCGTTGCCGGGCGGAACGATTGTGGGGGTGTTGGGGGCTCTGCAGGGGGTGTGA